The Cryptosporangium minutisporangium genome includes a region encoding these proteins:
- a CDS encoding helix-turn-helix domain-containing protein produces MSLESPGGESRDPVTELRAVAHPLRLQILSLLTGAPMTATEVAQELGTTHANASYHLRKLLALPAVVVESEGGPGRGGRKRYRYDVERAAARPAATARPVDAQRGLLLAMAEELSRRAGLLSADGGPGDQTDAELWVTPDDWEAVVSTVRDATLALHRAAKPPRAPGTIRVNATIALFRMQQPEAGL; encoded by the coding sequence ATGTCTTTGGAGTCCCCCGGCGGCGAATCGCGCGACCCGGTCACCGAGCTCCGCGCGGTGGCCCACCCCCTGCGGTTGCAGATCCTCTCGCTCCTCACCGGTGCGCCGATGACCGCGACCGAGGTGGCCCAGGAACTCGGCACCACACACGCCAACGCCAGTTACCACCTGCGCAAACTACTGGCGCTCCCCGCCGTCGTCGTCGAGTCGGAGGGCGGCCCGGGACGTGGCGGGCGCAAACGCTACCGGTACGACGTCGAGCGCGCGGCCGCCCGCCCAGCGGCCACCGCACGCCCGGTCGACGCCCAGCGCGGCCTCTTGCTGGCCATGGCCGAGGAACTCAGCCGCCGCGCCGGGCTGCTCTCCGCTGACGGCGGACCGGGCGATCAGACCGACGCCGAACTCTGGGTCACGCCCGACGACTGGGAGGCGGTCGTCTCGACGGTCCGGGACGCGACGCTGGCCCTGCACCGGGCCGCCAAACCACCGCGCGCCCCCGGAACGATCCGGGTGAACGCGACCATCGCGCTGTTCCGGATGCAGCAACCCGAGGCGGGGTTGTGA
- a CDS encoding MFS transporter translates to MRAALDPLRHQAFRRLLAGRTITTVGNAVAPLALAFAVLDLTDSVTMLGLIVGARSLANVAFLLLGGVLADRLPRHWVLVGSNVLSGLTQAVVAVLVLTHTAHVPALVVLSVLNGALAAISLPASAALTPQTVPSEIRQQANAVIRLGANAAMILGAAAGGALVAVIGPGWGLAVDAATFLVSGAVFAGLRVPPVAGSSGAGVLTDLREGWTEFTARTWVWVVVAAFTVINATIGVMQVLGPAVADTTIGRGGWGLVLAAETVGMVIGGLFALRSRSRRPLLAAMLWIAVSPLLLIGLGIAPYLPLLIAIGVLCGIGVEQFSVAWETSMQQHIPPERLARVYSYDMLGSFLAIPVGEMVAGPIAGGVGTTATLLGAAALGLTAALAAAATPSVRRLRREAPTPPAVVSASATATTGAA, encoded by the coding sequence GTGAGAGCCGCACTCGACCCGCTGCGGCACCAGGCCTTCCGGCGCCTGCTCGCCGGACGGACGATCACGACCGTGGGCAACGCGGTCGCGCCACTCGCCCTCGCGTTCGCCGTCCTCGACCTGACCGACTCGGTCACGATGCTCGGTCTGATCGTCGGCGCGCGCTCGCTCGCCAACGTCGCGTTCCTCCTGCTCGGCGGCGTCCTCGCCGACCGCTTGCCGCGCCACTGGGTACTCGTCGGCAGCAACGTGCTGAGCGGCCTGACCCAGGCCGTGGTCGCCGTGCTGGTCCTGACCCACACCGCGCACGTCCCGGCGCTGGTCGTGCTCTCCGTGCTGAACGGCGCGCTGGCCGCGATCAGCCTGCCCGCCTCCGCGGCGCTCACCCCGCAGACCGTCCCGTCCGAGATCAGGCAGCAGGCCAACGCGGTGATCCGGCTGGGCGCGAACGCCGCGATGATTCTCGGCGCGGCGGCCGGTGGCGCGCTGGTGGCGGTCATCGGCCCCGGCTGGGGTCTCGCGGTGGACGCTGCGACGTTCCTCGTCTCCGGTGCCGTGTTCGCCGGACTCCGGGTGCCGCCGGTCGCGGGCTCGTCCGGCGCCGGCGTGCTCACCGACCTGCGCGAGGGCTGGACGGAGTTCACCGCGCGCACGTGGGTCTGGGTGGTGGTCGCCGCGTTCACGGTGATCAACGCGACGATCGGCGTGATGCAGGTGCTCGGCCCGGCGGTCGCGGACACCACGATCGGACGGGGCGGGTGGGGGCTCGTGCTCGCCGCGGAGACCGTAGGGATGGTGATCGGCGGGCTCTTCGCGCTCCGATCGCGCTCCCGGCGACCGCTGCTGGCCGCGATGCTCTGGATCGCGGTCTCGCCTCTTCTCCTGATCGGGTTGGGGATCGCGCCCTACCTGCCGCTGTTGATCGCGATCGGTGTGCTCTGCGGCATCGGCGTCGAGCAGTTCAGCGTCGCCTGGGAGACGAGCATGCAGCAGCACATCCCGCCGGAGCGGCTGGCGCGGGTGTACTCGTACGACATGCTCGGGTCGTTCCTGGCGATCCCGGTCGGCGAGATGGTGGCCGGCCCGATCGCGGGCGGCGTCGGGACGACCGCGACCCTGCTCGGCGCCGCCGCGCTGGGGCTCACCGCCGCACTCGCCGCGGCGGCCACCCCGAGCGTGCGCCGCCTGCGCCGCGAGGCTCCCACCCCGCCCGCGGTCGTCTCCGCCAGCGCGACGGCGACGACGGGCGCGGCCTGA